The Candidatus Nomurabacteria bacterium genome has a segment encoding these proteins:
- a CDS encoding glycoside hydrolase family 15 protein — MARSIVLGNGNILVGLDTEGLVKDFYFPYVGLENHIAEENTHRIGIWVDGYFSWINSDSWHTSIDCFKDSLTGVMTKTNNDLGIVLHFTDVVYNEKNIFIRKIVIENKFEQKRSVRMFFGQEFEIKESKKGDTAYFDTKSNTIIHYKGRNVFLMNAKTQDKPGFDYYTTGVYGIDGKRGSFIDAEDGELSQNPIEHGPVDSVLGVSLEIEPLSEETVFYWVCVAPSMQDARDLNTYTLNKTPEYLIKSTNHYWRAWINKYIFDFRGLDDVSINSFKKSLFYIRAHADQRGAIIASSDTQMLNGGKDTYSYMWPRDASYSAIAMDRAGDQNVAQRYFSFCRDIITEDGYFMHKFLPDGSLGSSWHPWIMDGKEILPIQEDETATVLFSLWSHYEYSRDLEFIEELYNPLIKKAADFMCDYRNKKTGLPLPSYDLWEEKYGVHTYTAASVYGALMAASRFADILGKNNEKTKYEKAALEVKNAIVKYLFDKRSKYFIKRIDASGKKDQTLDASSVYGIYYFGVLDGEDPMVESSMKKTERELWCQGNIGGIARYEGDKYYKVRDGYPGNPWFVTTLWMGQYYAQKAKNEKDLNKVLEYISWAARKAGPSGVMPEQLDPLTGDFLSATPLVWSHAEYVKTVFAYFDALERLDICIACNPVN, encoded by the coding sequence ATGGCAAGATCAATCGTTCTAGGAAACGGAAACATCTTGGTTGGTCTGGACACAGAAGGTCTTGTAAAAGATTTTTATTTTCCATATGTAGGTTTAGAGAATCATATCGCTGAAGAAAATACCCATCGAATCGGTATATGGGTCGATGGATATTTTAGTTGGATAAATAGTGATTCATGGCATACATCTATAGACTGTTTCAAGGACTCTCTTACCGGTGTTATGACCAAAACAAACAATGATCTAGGTATAGTTCTACACTTTACAGATGTTGTATATAACGAAAAGAATATTTTTATAAGAAAAATTGTAATAGAGAACAAATTTGAACAAAAAAGAAGCGTAAGAATGTTTTTTGGGCAAGAATTTGAAATAAAAGAGTCCAAGAAGGGTGATACAGCTTATTTCGACACAAAATCAAACACCATAATTCACTACAAAGGTAGAAATGTGTTTTTGATGAACGCAAAAACACAAGACAAACCAGGTTTTGACTACTACACAACTGGTGTTTATGGAATAGACGGAAAAAGAGGAAGTTTTATAGACGCAGAGGACGGAGAATTGTCACAAAATCCAATTGAACATGGTCCAGTAGACTCTGTTTTGGGTGTTTCTCTAGAAATAGAGCCCCTTTCTGAAGAAACTGTATTTTATTGGGTTTGTGTAGCCCCTTCTATGCAAGATGCAAGGGATTTGAACACTTATACTCTAAACAAAACTCCAGAATATCTTATAAAATCAACAAATCACTACTGGAGAGCATGGATAAACAAGTATATTTTCGACTTCCGAGGACTCGATGATGTAAGTATAAACTCTTTCAAGAAATCACTTTTTTATATAAGAGCACACGCTGATCAGCGCGGAGCGATAATCGCATCTTCTGACACACAGATGCTAAACGGCGGTAAAGATACATACTCATATATGTGGCCAAGAGACGCATCATACTCTGCTATCGCCATGGACAGAGCCGGAGACCAAAACGTTGCCCAGAGGTATTTCTCATTTTGTCGAGATATCATAACTGAAGACGGATATTTCATGCACAAGTTTTTGCCAGATGGTTCGCTCGGATCTTCTTGGCACCCGTGGATTATGGACGGCAAAGAAATACTTCCTATCCAAGAAGACGAAACAGCAACAGTACTTTTCTCACTATGGTCTCACTACGAATACTCTCGAGACCTAGAGTTTATAGAGGAGCTTTATAATCCACTTATCAAAAAAGCGGCTGATTTCATGTGTGATTACCGCAACAAAAAAACAGGTCTTCCCCTACCGAGCTATGATTTGTGGGAAGAAAAATACGGAGTACATACATACACCGCTGCTTCTGTGTACGGTGCACTTATGGCGGCATCTAGATTTGCAGATATACTTGGAAAAAACAACGAAAAAACAAAATACGAAAAAGCAGCCCTAGAGGTGAAAAATGCGATAGTAAAATATCTTTTCGATAAAAGATCAAAATACTTTATCAAGAGAATAGACGCCTCAGGCAAGAAAGATCAAACTCTGGATGCATCTAGTGTATATGGAATATATTATTTTGGAGTTTTGGATGGAGAAGATCCTATGGTTGAGTCTTCTATGAAAAAAACAGAAAGAGAGTTGTGGTGCCAAGGTAACATAGGGGGAATCGCAAGGTACGAAGGTGACAAATACTACAAAGTTCGCGATGGTTACCCAGGAAATCCATGGTTTGTTACGACACTTTGGATGGGACAGTATTATGCACAGAAAGCAAAGAACGAAAAAGACCTAAACAAGGTGTTAGAATATATAAGTTGGGCTGCAAGAAAAGCTGGTCCTTCTGGTGTGATGCCAGAACAACTAGATCCTCTTACAGGAGACTTTCTTTCTGCGACACCACTTGTGTGGAGTCATGCAGAATATGTCAAAACAGTCTTTGCTTATTTTGATGCACTAGAGAGATTAGATATCTGCATCGCCTGCAACCCAGTAAATTAA
- a CDS encoding glycosyltransferase family 4 protein, whose translation MAAQKVLMFGWEFPPFNSGGLGVACEAIVKGLLSEGKEVTFVLPKKTDLSYDGKTKIVFADDDNLHLRPIGSPLTPYIMSGLGNAGKFFGFSLAEEVIAYAKNAAKVASSLEFDIIHAHDWLSFGAGLMAREVSGKPMIAHIHSTEYDRNAGQGINEFIYKLEKEGLEKADYIIAVSNFTKNIVVEKYGIDENKISVVHNGGDPVYREESGSSYDRFQELKSQGYKIVLYNGRITIQKGPDYFVKAAKRVLEKYPKTLFFVSGSGDMMGEIMNLAATLGIAENISFLGFTRGEDLKSLYKSADLFVMPSVSEPFGIVPLESLHEGTPVLISHQSGVSEVLSHALKTDFWDIDDMASKIIAALHYPALSQQLSREGKSEAMSVTWQKASKK comes from the coding sequence ATGGCAGCACAGAAAGTCCTTATGTTCGGATGGGAGTTCCCCCCTTTCAATAGTGGGGGTCTTGGTGTTGCGTGTGAGGCGATTGTAAAGGGTCTTTTGTCAGAAGGAAAAGAAGTAACCTTTGTTTTGCCTAAAAAAACAGACCTTTCTTATGATGGAAAAACAAAAATCGTTTTTGCAGACGACGACAACCTACATCTAAGGCCAATTGGCTCCCCTCTTACTCCATATATTATGTCCGGACTAGGTAACGCCGGTAAGTTTTTCGGTTTTTCTCTTGCAGAAGAAGTTATCGCCTATGCCAAAAACGCAGCAAAAGTAGCGTCTTCTCTAGAGTTCGACATAATCCACGCGCACGACTGGCTTTCTTTTGGAGCAGGTCTTATGGCTAGAGAAGTATCAGGTAAACCGATGATTGCTCATATACACTCGACCGAATACGACAGAAATGCTGGGCAAGGAATCAATGAATTTATATATAAACTAGAAAAAGAGGGCCTAGAAAAAGCCGACTATATAATAGCGGTTAGTAATTTTACAAAAAACATAGTGGTAGAAAAATACGGAATAGATGAAAACAAGATTTCCGTTGTTCACAACGGAGGAGATCCTGTATATAGAGAAGAATCTGGATCTTCATACGATAGATTCCAAGAACTAAAATCTCAGGGTTACAAAATAGTTTTGTATAACGGGAGAATAACAATACAGAAAGGTCCAGATTATTTTGTAAAAGCTGCAAAGAGAGTTTTGGAGAAATATCCAAAAACATTATTTTTTGTTTCTGGTTCTGGAGATATGATGGGAGAGATTATGAATCTGGCTGCAACTCTCGGTATTGCAGAAAATATTTCATTTCTCGGTTTTACTAGAGGAGAAGATCTAAAGAGTCTATACAAAAGTGCGGATCTTTTCGTAATGCCAAGTGTTTCGGAGCCGTTTGGTATAGTTCCACTAGAATCACTTCACGAAGGAACTCCGGTTCTTATTTCTCACCAGTCTGGAGTTTCAGAGGTTCTATCGCACGCTTTAAAAACTGACTTCTGGGATATAGATGATATGGCGAGTAAGATAATCGCAGCACTCCACTACCCCGCACTGTCACAGCAACTTTCTCGAGAAGGAAAAAGTGAAGCAATGTCAGTAACTTGGCAAAAAGCTTCAAAAAAATAA
- a CDS encoding tyrosine-type recombinase/integrase, with protein MSEIERYLREFLEYKEIEKGQSLKTVENYERYISRFLDFSKISSAKDINEDILREYRLFLNRLPGMKVRGQTRANLKKNTQNYHLIALRAFLKYLSKRGVKTVSPEKIELAKTGGRELDLVSSAELDRLLSSPDETTEKGLRDKAILELFFSTGLRLSELCSLNRDLDLSKDEFSIRGKGEKVRVVFLSSAAKTAIKKYLDKRKDMKEPLFVQNSFRKTDDGRLSPRSIERMVKTYATKAGISKKVTPHVLRHGFATDLLSNGADIRSVQMMLGHANIATTQVYTHLTDKKLREIHKKFHSRK; from the coding sequence ATGAGTGAAATAGAAAGATATCTAAGAGAGTTTCTAGAATACAAAGAGATCGAAAAGGGTCAAAGTCTAAAAACAGTCGAAAATTATGAAAGATACATAAGTAGATTCTTGGATTTCTCAAAGATATCTTCAGCCAAGGATATAAACGAAGACATTTTGCGAGAATACAGACTTTTCTTGAATAGACTCCCGGGGATGAAGGTTCGTGGACAAACTAGGGCAAATCTCAAGAAAAATACACAAAATTACCACCTTATTGCCCTAAGAGCGTTTCTAAAATACCTATCAAAAAGGGGGGTAAAGACAGTTTCTCCCGAAAAAATAGAGCTAGCCAAGACAGGTGGTAGAGAGTTGGATCTGGTTTCTTCTGCGGAGCTAGATAGACTACTGTCTTCTCCAGACGAAACAACGGAAAAAGGCTTACGAGACAAGGCTATTTTGGAGCTCTTCTTTTCTACTGGTCTTCGTCTTTCGGAGCTCTGTTCTCTCAATAGAGATCTGGATTTATCCAAAGATGAATTTTCTATAAGAGGAAAGGGTGAAAAAGTAAGGGTCGTTTTTCTTTCTAGTGCAGCTAAAACGGCCATAAAAAAGTATCTTGATAAAAGAAAAGACATGAAAGAGCCACTTTTTGTACAGAATTCGTTTAGAAAGACAGATGACGGAAGACTTTCTCCTAGATCCATAGAAAGAATGGTAAAAACTTACGCTACAAAAGCCGGAATTTCCAAAAAAGTCACTCCCCACGTTCTAAGACACGGTTTTGCAACTGACTTACTTTCAAATGGTGCTGATATAAGAAGTGTTCAGATGATGCTTGGGCACGCAAATATTGCTACAACTCAGGTATATACTCACCTTACAGACAAAAAACTCCGAGAAATACATAAGAAGTTTCATAGTAGGAAATAA
- a CDS encoding YraN family protein codes for MPKVFTSKSQVKGKMGENIAKKYFINKGFSEIEDNFMTKRGEIDLIMKESVSHETSKIHFIEVKSSFCDLSMGFTGNNFRPEENMTPKKVGSLKVTIEEYIVRNNIEGEWVFDLALVYIDKDNKLAKVDVLENIIL; via the coding sequence ATGCCAAAAGTATTCACTTCAAAATCTCAAGTTAAGGGTAAAATGGGAGAAAATATAGCCAAAAAGTACTTTATAAATAAGGGTTTTTCTGAAATAGAAGATAATTTTATGACAAAAAGGGGAGAAATAGATCTAATAATGAAAGAGAGTGTTTCTCATGAAACAAGTAAAATTCATTTTATAGAAGTAAAATCCTCATTTTGTGATCTTTCTATGGGTTTCACGGGAAACAATTTTAGACCAGAGGAGAATATGACACCTAAAAAGGTTGGTAGTCTAAAGGTAACAATAGAGGAGTATATTGTTAGAAATAATATAGAAGGGGAGTGGGTTTTTGACTTGGCTTTAGTTTATATAGACAAAGATAATAAGCTGGCGAAAGTTGATGTTTTGGAAAATATAATATTGTAG
- a CDS encoding MscL family protein codes for MNQGIKGFMDFIREQGVVGLAIGFILGGAVSKLVSALVENIINPLIGLLMGRVNLADKMIVVGDASIMWGAFVSTLIDFIIIAAVVYWGFKALKIESLDKKKDA; via the coding sequence ATGAACCAAGGAATAAAAGGTTTCATGGATTTTATAAGAGAACAGGGAGTTGTTGGGCTCGCTATCGGTTTTATTCTCGGTGGTGCTGTTTCAAAACTCGTTTCAGCTCTAGTAGAAAACATCATAAATCCCCTAATTGGCCTCCTTATGGGTAGAGTCAATTTGGCTGATAAGATGATTGTAGTGGGAGATGCAAGTATTATGTGGGGAGCATTTGTCTCAACACTTATAGACTTCATCATAATAGCCGCTGTTGTTTATTGGGGTTTCAAAGCTCTCAAAATAGAGTCTCTGGACAAGAAAAAAGACGCTTAA
- a CDS encoding polysaccharide deacetylase family protein: protein MMSICLYLHVHQPFRIKKYNAFSIGNDRDYFGDFSDTSLNNEKVLYKVAEKSYIPTNKVLLELLNKHPEFRFSMSISGTVLEQFEKYHPEVLKSFQDLVKTGRVELVADTFYHSLAFFYSREEFERQVDEHHKILKRLFKKTPKVFRNTELSYNNELAKWADQKGYKAILAEGWDPILGWRSPNFVYRPKGTKKIKLLMKNYRLSDDIAFRFGEKSWAGWPLDASKFASWVLANHGSGETINLFMDYETFGEHQWEDTGIFDFLRHFPGEILSHQDTTFRTISETAKVYQVRDEVDVPHTITWADTERDLTAWIGNDIQRAALESIYKLEQDILKTKNKELIKDWKYLQTSDHFYYMCTKWWKDGDVHAYFSPYSSPYDAYISFMNVINDVKLRLEELKAS, encoded by the coding sequence ATGATGTCCATTTGTTTATATCTTCACGTGCACCAACCATTTCGTATCAAAAAGTACAATGCTTTTTCTATAGGAAACGACAGAGATTATTTTGGTGATTTTTCTGATACAAGTTTGAACAACGAAAAAGTTTTGTATAAAGTTGCCGAGAAATCATATATACCCACAAACAAAGTTTTACTCGAACTTCTAAACAAACACCCAGAGTTTAGATTTTCTATGTCTATATCTGGCACCGTTCTAGAACAATTTGAAAAATATCATCCAGAAGTTTTGAAATCTTTTCAAGACCTAGTCAAAACAGGAAGAGTAGAACTTGTTGCAGATACTTTTTATCACTCACTCGCCTTTTTCTACTCGAGAGAAGAGTTTGAAAGACAAGTAGATGAACATCATAAAATCTTGAAAAGACTTTTCAAAAAAACACCAAAAGTTTTCAGAAATACAGAACTTTCTTATAACAATGAACTTGCCAAGTGGGCTGACCAAAAAGGTTATAAAGCAATACTTGCAGAGGGGTGGGATCCTATACTGGGCTGGAGAAGTCCAAACTTTGTATATAGACCAAAAGGAACCAAGAAAATAAAGCTTCTTATGAAAAACTATAGACTTTCTGACGATATTGCATTTCGATTCGGAGAGAAAAGCTGGGCTGGCTGGCCACTAGATGCATCGAAGTTCGCTTCTTGGGTTTTGGCAAACCACGGTTCCGGTGAAACTATAAATCTGTTTATGGACTACGAAACATTTGGAGAACACCAGTGGGAAGATACAGGTATATTTGATTTTCTGCGACATTTTCCAGGAGAGATACTTTCTCACCAAGATACTACATTTAGAACTATTTCTGAAACAGCAAAAGTGTATCAAGTTCGTGATGAAGTTGATGTTCCACACACTATAACTTGGGCCGATACTGAGAGAGACCTGACTGCATGGATCGGAAACGATATACAAAGAGCGGCACTCGAATCTATATACAAACTTGAACAAGATATTTTGAAAACAAAAAATAAAGAACTGATAAAAGATTGGAAATATCTTCAAACATCCGATCACTTTTATTATATGTGTACCAAGTGGTGGAAAGATGGAGATGTGCACGCATACTTTAGTCCGTATTCTTCCCCATATGATGCATATATCTCTTTTATGAATGTAATAAATGATGTAAAATTAAGATTGGAAGAATTAAAAGCCAGCTAA
- a CDS encoding ROK family protein: MYVYFDIGGTNLRCGISSSLEKIDKVIEQKTPKDFFEAKRQVDTILRTNTNPEEIKYIIVGIAGVLDETKKRLVKAPHLSSWEDESIAFLFGDAKNAKIIIENDTAMVGLGELYYGSGAGSKIMAYISLGTGLGGCRFVNGKIDNSTHGFEPGHHYITENKTFEQIVSGTAVLEKFGIQDITLAPERVWDELAVPLARGLYNTTLFWSPDTIVVGGSMATKKVVVSWDKTLEEYAKLPKIFSQMPTLQKAKLGSIGGLYGGMALVNQLVEEEKQNNIQK; encoded by the coding sequence ATGTACGTATATTTTGACATAGGAGGAACAAATCTAAGATGCGGTATTTCTTCGTCTCTGGAAAAAATAGACAAAGTTATCGAACAGAAAACACCAAAAGATTTCTTCGAAGCAAAAAGACAGGTAGATACAATACTAAGGACAAACACAAATCCAGAAGAAATAAAATACATAATAGTTGGCATTGCTGGAGTTTTAGATGAAACAAAGAAAAGACTTGTTAAGGCGCCCCATCTTTCTTCTTGGGAAGATGAATCTATAGCTTTTCTTTTTGGAGATGCAAAAAATGCAAAAATAATAATCGAGAACGATACTGCAATGGTTGGACTCGGAGAACTTTATTATGGTTCTGGCGCAGGATCCAAGATAATGGCTTATATCTCTCTTGGTACAGGACTTGGTGGATGTAGATTTGTAAATGGGAAAATAGATAACTCTACACATGGGTTTGAGCCGGGGCACCACTACATAACAGAAAACAAAACTTTTGAACAAATAGTTTCTGGAACGGCAGTTCTAGAAAAGTTTGGCATACAAGATATAACCCTTGCACCAGAAAGGGTTTGGGATGAACTCGCCGTACCTCTCGCAAGAGGCTTGTATAACACTACTCTTTTCTGGTCCCCAGACACTATTGTCGTTGGTGGATCTATGGCTACAAAGAAGGTTGTAGTTTCTTGGGACAAAACTCTAGAAGAGTATGCAAAGTTGCCAAAAATTTTCTCTCAAATGCCAACTTTGCAGAAGGCAAAACTTGGAAGTATCGGTGGACTCTATGGAGGTATGGCACTCGTGAATCAACTTGTAGAAGAAGAAAAACAAAACAATATCCAGAAATAA
- a CDS encoding peptidoglycan-binding protein, translating to MNLFKDPRYSSLRLVILIVLILISGYFINKYTGSPDNYFSGKVGDVANRKPINKNIDNIGMGNGQNELKKYLVNTTTEFDYSGGCTVTFFFSDGTSQTYSGTPAGLFPEDGCNIGGEIYYGEDTGTDIVISIDQAGEVSVNSSNPVITTQMLLWMRGFLPENAITGTMGGETVSAINSFQSYLGVSQTGEVNSAVESGLNNFINNLPGESKGGVSNSTN from the coding sequence ATGAATTTATTCAAAGATCCCAGATATTCATCACTTAGACTTGTAATCCTTATAGTTCTAATCTTGATATCTGGATACTTTATAAACAAATATACAGGCTCACCAGACAACTACTTTTCTGGGAAGGTGGGTGATGTAGCAAACAGAAAACCTATAAACAAAAATATAGATAATATAGGTATGGGTAATGGGCAAAATGAACTAAAAAAATACCTAGTAAACACAACTACAGAATTTGATTACAGTGGCGGATGTACAGTTACGTTCTTCTTTAGTGATGGAACTTCTCAAACATACAGCGGTACACCCGCAGGACTTTTTCCAGAAGATGGCTGTAATATAGGTGGCGAAATATATTATGGAGAAGATACAGGAACTGATATTGTAATCTCTATAGACCAAGCGGGAGAAGTTTCTGTAAATTCTAGTAATCCAGTTATTACAACTCAAATGCTTCTTTGGATGAGAGGATTCTTGCCAGAAAACGCGATAACAGGAACAATGGGTGGAGAAACAGTATCGGCAATCAATAGTTTCCAGAGTTACCTTGGCGTTTCACAAACAGGAGAAGTAAACAGTGCCGTAGAAAGTGGCTTAAACAACTTCATAAACAATCTACCAGGGGAATCGAAAGGTGGAGTGTCTAACAGTACAAACTAA
- a CDS encoding CCA tRNA nucleotidyltransferase: protein MNKVPTYVIEVIKTLKNKGFEAYLVGGCVRDLLIDRVPKDWDITTNAKPEDITSCFEKTVYENNFGTVSVFIPKDDETYEMVEVTPYRLEGKYTDKRHPDNVSFSDKLEDDLSRRDFTINAIAYSPDIESPDDISKGQLIDLYKGQEDIKDKTIRTVGGAKERFSEDALRIVRAIRFSTELGFTVSQETFDAIIDLSGTIKDISKERIRDEFTKIIMSDKPEVGIMLLEKTNLLEHIVPELLEGVDCEQGGAHKYDVFRHLVEALSHASQKNWPLDIRLSALFHDIGKPRTKRQPKGWGRKPTFYGHEVVGARMANKIMENLKFPKDLTEKVTKMVRYHMFFSDTEKISLSAVRRIVKNVGVENIWDLMKVRECDRVGMAKTEAPYRLRKYHAMIEEVLRDPISVKQLKIDGEYMIKELGMNPGPRMGWILHALLEEVLDDPNKNDIDYLVKRIEGFEKMNDDELKALGEKAKLQKDILEENEITRLHQKHSVSNKK from the coding sequence ATGAATAAAGTACCAACATATGTAATAGAAGTCATAAAAACCTTAAAAAATAAGGGTTTTGAAGCATATCTAGTTGGTGGATGTGTGAGAGATCTACTTATAGATAGGGTGCCAAAAGACTGGGACATAACTACAAATGCAAAACCAGAAGATATAACGTCTTGTTTTGAAAAAACAGTTTACGAAAATAACTTTGGGACAGTTTCTGTTTTTATACCAAAAGATGATGAAACTTATGAAATGGTGGAAGTCACTCCTTATAGACTAGAAGGGAAGTACACAGACAAAAGGCACCCAGACAATGTTTCTTTTTCTGACAAGCTAGAAGACGATCTTTCTAGAAGAGATTTCACAATCAACGCAATTGCATATTCTCCGGACATAGAAAGTCCAGATGATATTTCTAAAGGACAACTAATTGACCTTTATAAAGGACAAGAAGATATAAAAGACAAGACAATAAGGACAGTTGGGGGTGCAAAAGAGCGTTTTTCTGAAGACGCTCTTCGTATAGTAAGGGCTATAAGGTTTTCTACGGAACTTGGTTTTACTGTTTCACAAGAAACATTTGATGCGATTATAGATCTTTCAGGGACAATAAAGGACATTTCTAAAGAGAGAATAAGGGACGAATTTACAAAAATCATAATGTCCGATAAGCCAGAAGTGGGTATAATGCTTCTAGAAAAAACTAACCTTTTGGAACACATAGTTCCAGAACTACTGGAGGGTGTGGATTGCGAGCAGGGAGGTGCTCACAAATACGATGTATTTAGACACCTTGTTGAGGCACTGTCTCATGCTAGTCAAAAAAACTGGCCTCTTGATATAAGACTTTCTGCACTGTTTCACGATATAGGAAAACCTAGAACAAAAAGGCAACCAAAAGGTTGGGGAAGAAAACCGACTTTCTACGGGCACGAAGTTGTAGGTGCAAGAATGGCAAATAAAATAATGGAAAATCTCAAATTTCCAAAGGATCTGACAGAAAAAGTAACGAAAATGGTTAGATACCATATGTTCTTTTCAGATACAGAAAAAATATCTCTTTCTGCTGTAAGAAGAATAGTCAAAAACGTAGGGGTAGAAAATATATGGGACCTCATGAAAGTACGCGAGTGCGACAGGGTGGGTATGGCCAAGACAGAAGCTCCTTATAGACTGAGAAAATACCATGCAATGATAGAAGAAGTTCTTCGTGATCCAATAAGCGTGAAACAGCTAAAAATAGATGGCGAGTACATGATAAAAGAACTTGGCATGAATCCCGGACCTCGCATGGGTTGGATACTTCATGCACTTCTAGAAGAAGTTCTAGATGATCCAAACAAAAACGATATAGATTATCTTGTGAAACGCATCGAAGGGTTTGAAAAAATGAACGACGACGAATTAAAAGCTCTGGGTGAAAAGGCTAAACTACAAAAAGATATTCTGGAGGAGAATGAAATTACAAGGTTACATCAGAAACATAGCGTCAGTAATAAAAAATAG
- a CDS encoding class I SAM-dependent methyltransferase yields the protein MNYELQKKFFKTAYTTGSDTWSTISKDSDIESFLGILPKSALLLDLGSGRGRLAFSIAKMGFRIIGLDYIEDINEKNNKEAKEEGLEGKLKFFSGDALDIPFTRESFDGAIDISLMNHLTDEDHDKYLSEVNRVLKTGGHFLLFVLSKETAKYLNHFPSQEEGNHFEFHDTHYHFFTKSDLEKMLSKYFEIIDYKSLPSLGQEKATFHRFVLKKI from the coding sequence ATGAATTACGAACTTCAAAAAAAGTTTTTCAAAACAGCTTATACGACAGGATCAGATACATGGAGCACTATTTCCAAAGACTCTGACATAGAAAGTTTCCTGGGTATATTGCCCAAAAGCGCTCTACTACTAGACCTCGGAAGCGGACGAGGAAGACTAGCATTTTCTATCGCCAAAATGGGGTTTAGAATAATCGGCCTAGACTATATAGAAGATATAAACGAGAAAAATAACAAAGAAGCCAAAGAAGAAGGTCTAGAAGGAAAACTAAAGTTTTTTTCTGGAGACGCACTGGATATACCTTTTACACGAGAAAGCTTCGACGGGGCTATCGATATCTCTCTCATGAATCACCTCACTGACGAAGATCATGACAAGTATCTCTCTGAAGTTAATAGGGTTTTGAAAACAGGAGGACATTTCTTGCTTTTTGTTTTGTCCAAAGAAACTGCAAAATACTTAAACCACTTCCCTTCACAAGAAGAAGGAAATCATTTTGAGTTTCATGACACTCATTATCACTTTTTTACAAAATCAGACCTTGAAAAAATGCTTTCAAAATATTTTGAAATAATAGATTACAAAAGTCTTCCAAGTCTCGGACAAGAAAAAGCAACGTTTCATAGATTTGTTCTGAAAAAAATATAA
- the xth gene encoding exodeoxyribonuclease III, translating into MRIISWNLNGIRAVHKKGLFLPLIEKYDPDIICLQETKSEKDQIDIDLPSYEEFWNSAEKRGYSGTAIFVKKSTKLPKTKKVLFDIPEKIEKKYKSLKDTYGDPNREGRVIALETEKFFLVDVYTPNAKDDLSRVSLRHNKWDPAFLEYVKSLANPSTGSGQGKPVIFCGDLNVAHTEIDLARPKQNVGKKGYTNEEREGIDNIIDSGFVDAFRIFEKSGGHYTWWSHFAKARERNVGWRIDYFFVSKNLVSKVKDCKHLTDYMGSDHCPIMIDIMI; encoded by the coding sequence TTGAGAATCATATCTTGGAACCTAAACGGTATAAGGGCTGTACACAAAAAGGGCTTATTTCTACCTCTAATAGAAAAATATGACCCAGACATAATATGTCTACAAGAAACAAAGTCAGAAAAAGATCAGATAGATATAGATTTGCCTTCTTATGAAGAGTTTTGGAATAGTGCAGAAAAACGCGGTTATAGCGGTACTGCTATATTTGTAAAAAAATCTACAAAACTCCCAAAAACCAAAAAAGTTTTGTTCGACATACCAGAAAAAATTGAGAAGAAGTACAAATCACTCAAGGACACATACGGAGATCCAAATCGTGAAGGAAGAGTTATTGCTCTAGAAACAGAAAAGTTTTTTTTAGTAGATGTATATACTCCAAACGCAAAAGACGATCTTTCGCGCGTCTCTCTCCGACACAACAAGTGGGACCCAGCTTTTCTGGAATATGTAAAAAGTCTCGCAAATCCTTCGACTGGCTCAGGACAGGGAAAGCCAGTTATATTTTGTGGAGACTTGAATGTTGCTCATACTGAGATAGATCTTGCTCGCCCAAAGCAAAATGTTGGAAAGAAAGGTTATACAAACGAAGAACGAGAAGGTATAGACAATATAATAGATAGCGGTTTTGTCGACGCGTTTAGAATTTTTGAAAAAAGTGGTGGACACTATACTTGGTGGAGCCACTTTGCAAAAGCACGCGAGAGAAACGTCGGCTGGAGAATAGACTACTTTTTTGTTTCGAAAAACCTTGTGAGTAAGGTCAAAGACTGCAAGCACCTTACCGACTATATGGGCTCAGACCATTGCCCGATCATGATAGACATCATGATTTAG